One region of Vescimonas fastidiosa genomic DNA includes:
- a CDS encoding transcription repressor NadR — MTAQERRNAILSHLQRGKSPLSATALAGLLGVSRQVIVGDVALLRAGGVQIVSTSRGYLIPPEEGLVRQVVCQHTPHQTQEELYAMVDGGCTVLDVTVEHPVYGEITAPLQLSCRYDVDEFVRKMQENGAQPLSLLTDGIHAHRLSAPGEDAFARVLAVLRSKRMLLED; from the coding sequence ATGACAGCCCAAGAGCGGCGAAACGCCATTTTATCCCATCTGCAAAGGGGAAAATCCCCTCTCAGTGCCACAGCCCTGGCGGGCCTTCTGGGCGTGAGCCGGCAGGTAATTGTGGGGGATGTGGCCCTGCTGCGGGCCGGCGGCGTGCAGATCGTGTCCACCTCCCGAGGCTACCTGATCCCTCCGGAGGAGGGCCTGGTGCGCCAGGTGGTCTGCCAGCACACCCCCCATCAGACCCAAGAGGAGCTCTATGCCATGGTAGACGGCGGCTGCACCGTGCTGGATGTGACGGTGGAGCACCCGGTCTACGGCGAGATCACCGCTCCCCTGCAGCTCTCCTGCCGCTACGATGTAGACGAGTTCGTGCGCAAAATGCAGGAAAACGGCGCCCAACCCCTGAGCCTTTTAACTGATGGCATCCATGCCCATCGGCTCTCGGCCCCCGGTGAAGATGCCTTTGCCCGGGTGCTGGCGGTGCTGCGCAGCAAGAGAATGCTCCTGGAGGATTGA
- a CDS encoding energy-coupling factor transporter transmembrane component T codes for MEFARYHPAINLLYFTAVLTGTILFRQPVFLCLSYVCAFLYLLKLRGLRALIPGLGLLPLALLYALWYGSYHHFGLTVLGVNFIGNQVTLESFLCGGTWAMVCVAAVLWMGCVHAVFTTDKIVYLLGRVSPHLSLYLSILLRTVPRLNKQRQRIELAQRGIGRGKGQGNIFQRMRNALRRGSILLTWLIEGIVTTSDSMRCRGCSLRGRTAYSLYRFDGRDRSFVIGLCSLICVLLMALLLDQTMIRFAPQVVMMPITPMSCLFYAAWAALCLLPPVLELLGARRFRHLQQAAL; via the coding sequence ATGGAATTTGCACGCTATCATCCGGCCATCAATCTCCTGTATTTCACGGCGGTGCTTACGGGGACCATCCTGTTCCGCCAGCCGGTTTTTCTGTGCCTCAGCTATGTGTGCGCCTTTCTGTACCTGCTGAAGCTCCGGGGCCTACGGGCCCTGATTCCGGGGCTGGGCCTGCTGCCCCTTGCTCTGCTGTATGCCCTGTGGTACGGGTCGTACCACCACTTCGGCCTCACCGTGCTGGGGGTGAACTTCATCGGCAACCAGGTGACTCTGGAGTCCTTTCTCTGCGGCGGCACCTGGGCCATGGTCTGTGTGGCGGCGGTGCTGTGGATGGGCTGCGTCCACGCGGTGTTCACCACGGATAAGATCGTCTATCTTCTGGGCCGCGTGTCCCCCCATTTGTCCCTGTATTTATCCATCCTCCTGCGCACGGTTCCCCGGCTGAACAAACAGCGTCAGCGCATTGAGCTGGCCCAGCGGGGTATTGGCCGGGGCAAAGGCCAGGGAAATATCTTCCAAAGAATGCGCAACGCCCTCCGCCGAGGCAGCATCCTCCTCACCTGGCTCATTGAAGGCATCGTGACCACCTCCGACTCCATGCGCTGCCGGGGCTGCTCCCTCCGGGGCCGCACCGCTTACTCGCTGTACCGCTTCGATGGCCGGGACCGCTCCTTTGTCATCGGTCTTTGCTCCCTGATATGCGTGCTGCTGATGGCCCTGCTGCTGGACCAGACCATGATCCGCTTTGCCCCCCAGGTGGTGATGATGCCCATTACGCCCATGTCCTGCCTGTTCTACGCGGCCTGGGCGGCCCTGTGCCTGCTGCCCCCGGTGCTGGAGCTCCTGGGTGCGCGTCGGTTCCGCCATCTGCAGCAGGCGGCGCTGTGA
- a CDS encoding ECF transporter S component, which translates to MNTRKTNWRFWLSLVIMVLLVPLAVVLFTRLKQSFYLSGLTIIVLTIAAFFLHFESRKPQARELVLLAVLCALAVASRAAFGFVPHFKPMLAIVMLTGIAFGPEAGFLCGAISGFASNFIFGQGPWTPWQMFAYGIGGMLAGLFALCGILKKSPRAWRDGGWRDILGLTVFGFLCILLVVGPLLDTSTFFMAGFSASSPLAIYLAGVPVNCVHGSAVALTMLLFGKPLLDRLRRIQIKYGMMEP; encoded by the coding sequence ATGAACACGCGAAAAACAAACTGGCGCTTTTGGCTGAGCCTGGTCATTATGGTGCTTCTGGTACCCCTGGCGGTGGTGCTGTTTACCCGGCTGAAGCAGAGCTTTTATCTCTCGGGCCTGACCATCATCGTCCTGACCATTGCCGCCTTCTTCCTGCACTTTGAAAGCCGCAAGCCCCAGGCCCGGGAGCTGGTGCTCCTGGCGGTGCTGTGCGCCCTGGCGGTAGCCAGTCGGGCAGCCTTCGGCTTTGTGCCCCACTTTAAGCCCATGCTGGCCATTGTCATGCTCACGGGCATTGCCTTCGGCCCGGAGGCGGGCTTTCTCTGCGGAGCCATCAGCGGCTTTGCCAGCAACTTCATCTTCGGCCAGGGGCCCTGGACCCCGTGGCAGATGTTTGCCTACGGCATCGGCGGGATGCTGGCGGGCCTGTTTGCCCTGTGCGGCATTCTGAAAAAATCCCCCCGGGCCTGGCGTGACGGCGGCTGGCGGGACATCCTGGGTCTGACGGTATTCGGCTTTTTGTGCATTCTCCTGGTGGTAGGGCCCCTGCTGGACACCTCCACCTTCTTCATGGCCGGATTCAGCGCCTCCTCCCCTCTGGCCATCTATCTGGCGGGTGTGCCCGTTAACTGCGTCCACGGCTCGGCGGTAGCCCTGACCATGCTCCTGTTCGGAAAGCCCCTGCTGGATCGCCTGCGCCGCATCCAGATCAAATACGGCATGATGGAGCCCTGA
- a CDS encoding ABC transporter ATP-binding protein: MAQFAIENLTFSYPTDPEHPSLRGVSLQVEQGEYIALCGKSGSGKTTLLRHLKTVLTPHGNREGTILYDGAPLDRADLRKQSSEIGFVMQNPDSQIVTDKVWHELAFGLESLGCDQKTMRLRVAEMASYFGIQGWFHRDVAELSGGQKQLLNLASIMAMQPKVLILDEPTSQLDPIAASDFLNTVKKINRELGTTVLITEHRLEDIFHAADRCVVMENGRILADDAPKKVGQLLYTQKSDMFTAMPAPVRIFYGAGETGAASPLTVREGRSWLTEKAAGKEVRDTLPPQPELPEEIKDPALEVKEIWYRYEKDSPDILKGVSFRVPKGTLFSIVGGNGTGKSTTLKAVCGICKPYRGKVRVDGQDTAKCKDLFHGKLAMLPQDPQCLFVKKTVREDLEEMLPASCPDKARRIEDMARLCDITALLDHHPYDLSGGEQQRSALAKVLLTEPKLLLLDEPTKGLDSFFKRQLAGLLHRLMAEQGVTIVMVSHDVEFCAEYASSVSMFFDGQLLTTNTPRRFFAQNSFYTTAANRMSRHLFPQAVTAEDVVSLMKENDLT, encoded by the coding sequence ATGGCACAGTTTGCGATCGAAAATCTGACCTTTTCCTACCCCACAGACCCGGAGCATCCCTCTCTGCGGGGTGTTTCCCTGCAAGTGGAGCAGGGGGAATATATTGCCCTGTGCGGTAAGTCCGGCAGCGGCAAAACCACCCTCCTGCGGCACCTGAAAACCGTCCTCACCCCCCACGGAAACCGGGAGGGGACCATCCTCTACGACGGTGCGCCCCTGGACCGGGCGGACCTGCGCAAGCAGTCCTCGGAAATCGGCTTCGTCATGCAAAACCCGGACAGTCAGATCGTTACCGATAAGGTCTGGCACGAGCTGGCCTTCGGCCTGGAGAGCCTGGGCTGCGACCAGAAAACCATGCGCCTGCGTGTGGCGGAGATGGCCAGCTATTTCGGCATACAGGGCTGGTTTCACCGGGATGTGGCGGAGCTTTCCGGCGGGCAGAAGCAGCTGCTGAACCTGGCCTCTATCATGGCCATGCAGCCCAAGGTCCTGATCCTGGACGAGCCCACCAGCCAGCTTGATCCCATTGCCGCCTCGGATTTTCTCAACACCGTGAAGAAAATCAACCGGGAGCTGGGCACCACCGTGCTTATCACCGAGCATCGCCTGGAGGACATCTTCCACGCCGCCGACCGCTGCGTGGTCATGGAAAACGGTCGGATTTTGGCTGACGATGCGCCCAAAAAGGTGGGCCAGCTCCTCTACACCCAAAAGAGCGATATGTTCACCGCTATGCCCGCCCCGGTACGCATTTTCTACGGCGCAGGGGAGACCGGTGCCGCCTCCCCCCTGACGGTGCGGGAGGGCCGCAGCTGGCTTACGGAAAAGGCCGCCGGGAAGGAAGTGCGCGACACCCTGCCCCCCCAGCCGGAGCTGCCGGAGGAGATCAAGGACCCGGCCCTGGAGGTGAAGGAAATATGGTATCGCTATGAAAAGGACAGCCCCGACATTCTCAAGGGCGTCAGCTTCCGGGTGCCCAAGGGGACGCTCTTTTCCATCGTAGGCGGCAACGGGACCGGCAAATCCACCACCCTCAAGGCCGTGTGCGGCATCTGCAAGCCCTACCGGGGCAAGGTCCGTGTAGACGGGCAGGACACGGCCAAGTGTAAGGATCTTTTCCACGGAAAGCTGGCTATGCTGCCCCAGGATCCCCAGTGTCTGTTCGTAAAGAAAACCGTCCGGGAGGACCTGGAGGAGATGCTCCCCGCCTCCTGCCCGGATAAGGCTCGGCGCATTGAGGACATGGCCCGGCTTTGCGACATCACCGCCCTGCTGGACCATCATCCCTACGACCTCTCCGGCGGCGAGCAGCAGCGCTCCGCCCTGGCCAAGGTCCTGCTGACGGAGCCGAAGCTGCTGCTTTTGGACGAGCCCACCAAGGGCCTGGACAGCTTCTTCAAGCGCCAGCTGGCGGGGCTTTTGCACCGCCTTATGGCGGAGCAGGGCGTGACCATCGTCATGGTCAGTCACGATGTGGAGTTCTGCGCAGAGTACGCAAGCAGCGTCTCCATGTTTTTTGACGGCCAGCTTCTCACCACCAACACCCCCCGGCGCTTCTTTGCCCAAAACAGCTTCTACACCACCGCGGCCAACCGCATGAGCCGCCACCTGTTCCCCCAGGCGGTGACGGCGGAGGATGTGGTGTCCCTGATGAAGGAGAACGATTTAACATGA
- a CDS encoding energy-coupling factor transporter transmembrane component T, giving the protein MALQEYDVFSRCHPAVNFLFFAAAIVLTVVLFHPAYLLVSLVCGGAYYAALRRSRCGKTLGFLLLALVLVAAVNPIFNTLGDTVLFTLFGRPYTWQALCYGLCSGLMFAAVSLWFLCGGIVMTSDKFTSLFGAMIPSISLVLVMVLRLIPGYWRKGRQIAGARKCIGRSAAGTRKEKIQGGMDVLTALSGWALEGSVVTADSMRCRGYGAEGRRTTFQIYRFTGRDRLIAALILAALAATVYAAAGGSARAAFFPALSLAPVRGFRPVLGLAAYAVLLLIPTFYSIREAILWHSLRSKI; this is encoded by the coding sequence ATGGCCCTGCAAGAGTATGATGTGTTTTCCCGCTGCCACCCGGCGGTGAATTTCCTGTTTTTTGCAGCGGCCATCGTGCTGACGGTGGTGCTGTTCCACCCGGCGTATCTGCTGGTGTCTCTGGTGTGCGGCGGAGCTTACTACGCTGCCCTGCGCCGGAGCCGCTGCGGTAAGACCCTGGGCTTTTTGCTGCTGGCGCTGGTGCTGGTAGCGGCGGTAAACCCGATTTTTAACACCCTGGGGGATACCGTCCTATTCACCCTCTTTGGCCGCCCCTATACCTGGCAGGCCCTGTGCTACGGCCTCTGCTCGGGGCTCATGTTTGCGGCGGTGAGCCTGTGGTTTCTCTGCGGCGGCATTGTCATGACCTCCGATAAATTCACCAGTCTTTTCGGCGCGATGATCCCATCCATCTCCCTGGTGCTGGTGATGGTCCTGCGCCTGATCCCCGGCTACTGGCGCAAGGGCAGGCAAATCGCCGGGGCCCGCAAGTGCATCGGCCGCAGCGCCGCCGGAACCCGGAAAGAGAAAATTCAGGGCGGCATGGATGTGCTGACAGCCCTCTCCGGCTGGGCCCTGGAGGGCAGCGTCGTCACCGCCGACTCCATGCGCTGCCGGGGCTACGGCGCCGAGGGCAGACGCACCACCTTTCAAATCTACCGCTTCACCGGCCGGGACCGGCTGATTGCCGCCCTTATCCTGGCAGCCCTGGCCGCCACCGTTTATGCCGCTGCCGGCGGCAGCGCCCGGGCGGCCTTCTTCCCGGCCCTTTCCCTGGCCCCGGTCAGGGGTTTTCGGCCTGTTTTGGGCCTGGCGGCCTACGCCGTTTTATTACTGATCCCCACCTTTTATTCCATTCGGGAGGCTATCCTATGGCACAGTTTGCGATCGAAAATCTGA
- a CDS encoding DUF4430 domain-containing protein: MKLKKKTLYNILMIAAIAVIAALAVFFAGRHLGWFDKSAPEGEATAITATVQKGLSNLTRGGIASEITGETRLRKGDTVSVTSGYVSAKVGGCSLTLSQGAKLEILSAKPEDMQVRLVTGEAFCQAGDAAVTLHYGAHSTKLRSAVLVCTVRTGSETLYVLGGSVSDGSNTFDAGKTGSYVGTELSVQDLDLKALSSFALECILDSQEDMVCHADEVKSVLDSRNATSEPTQPEADTSTDTTPEPDSSAKPDETTKPAEKPTYSCTIEIRCDTILSNKQDLRPGLDVYVPDSGTILPTTTVTFTEGETVFDVLKRICDARGIQIEYSYTPMYGSYYVEGINNLYEFDCGQQSGWMYKVNGWFPNYGCSSYKLEAGDTIVWAYTCKGLGTDVGAPDFMG, encoded by the coding sequence ATGAAGCTGAAAAAGAAAACCCTTTATAACATCCTGATGATCGCCGCCATCGCCGTCATCGCGGCCCTGGCCGTGTTTTTCGCCGGGCGGCATCTGGGCTGGTTCGATAAGTCCGCCCCGGAGGGCGAGGCCACCGCCATCACCGCCACGGTGCAAAAGGGCCTGTCCAATCTCACCCGCGGCGGTATCGCCTCGGAGATCACCGGTGAGACCCGGCTCCGTAAGGGGGACACCGTCTCTGTTACCAGCGGCTATGTGTCCGCCAAGGTCGGGGGCTGCAGCCTGACGCTCTCTCAGGGCGCCAAGCTGGAGATCCTCTCCGCGAAGCCGGAGGATATGCAGGTGCGCCTGGTGACGGGCGAGGCCTTCTGTCAGGCCGGCGATGCCGCCGTGACCCTGCACTACGGCGCCCACAGCACCAAGCTCCGGAGCGCCGTGCTGGTGTGTACCGTCCGCACGGGGTCGGAGACCCTGTATGTGCTGGGCGGCTCTGTCAGCGACGGGTCCAACACCTTTGACGCCGGAAAGACCGGCAGCTATGTGGGTACAGAGCTCTCCGTACAGGATCTGGATCTCAAGGCCCTCAGCTCCTTTGCCCTGGAGTGCATTTTGGACAGTCAGGAGGACATGGTCTGCCATGCCGACGAGGTGAAGTCCGTATTGGATAGCCGCAATGCTACCTCCGAGCCCACCCAGCCCGAGGCGGATACCTCCACCGACACAACACCCGAACCCGACAGCTCCGCGAAGCCCGACGAAACGACCAAGCCCGCGGAAAAGCCCACCTACTCCTGCACCATTGAGATCCGCTGTGATACGATCCTCAGTAATAAGCAGGATCTGAGGCCGGGTCTGGATGTCTATGTGCCCGACAGCGGCACCATCCTCCCCACCACCACCGTCACCTTTACCGAGGGGGAGACCGTGTTCGATGTACTTAAGCGCATCTGCGATGCGCGGGGCATTCAAATCGAGTATAGCTACACGCCCATGTACGGCAGCTACTATGTCGAGGGCATCAACAACCTGTATGAGTTTGACTGCGGCCAGCAGTCCGGCTGGATGTACAAGGTCAACGGCTGGTTCCCCAACTACGGCTGCTCCAGCTACAAGCTGGAGGCCGGCGACACCATTGTGTGGGCCTACACCTGCAAGGGCCTGGGCACCGATGTAGGCGCTCCCGACTTTATGGGGTAA
- a CDS encoding TVP38/TMEM64 family protein, translating into MPNKPTLTQKQKKAAALAILLLFILLSLAVFWFVGRPMVRFAKEPELFRQWIAGLGLWGKAVYVGMCMLQVVVAIIPGEPLEICGGYAFGGVWGSILCMLGLFLGSVAVFWLVRRLGQPIVEIFFPPEKLDKLHFLKSSPKRNFLFWLIFTIPGTPKDLLCYFAGLTDLRWGTWLLLCTAGRLPSVLTSTVGGSALGGKSYLFAALVFGGTLLLSLVGLLIYRGVCRHHEKARKNPEEPED; encoded by the coding sequence ATGCCTAACAAGCCCACCCTCACCCAAAAACAGAAAAAAGCCGCCGCCCTGGCCATCCTCCTCCTCTTTATTCTCCTGTCCCTGGCGGTGTTTTGGTTCGTTGGCCGCCCCATGGTGCGCTTTGCCAAGGAGCCGGAGCTGTTCCGCCAGTGGATCGCCGGCCTGGGGCTGTGGGGCAAGGCCGTGTATGTGGGCATGTGTATGCTCCAGGTGGTGGTGGCTATCATCCCCGGAGAGCCCCTGGAGATTTGCGGCGGCTATGCCTTCGGCGGCGTATGGGGCAGCATTCTGTGTATGCTGGGTCTGTTTTTAGGCAGCGTTGCCGTCTTTTGGCTGGTGCGCCGCCTGGGTCAGCCCATAGTGGAGATCTTTTTCCCGCCGGAGAAGCTGGATAAGCTGCATTTTCTCAAAAGCTCCCCCAAGCGCAACTTCCTCTTTTGGCTCATTTTCACCATCCCCGGCACCCCCAAGGACCTGCTGTGCTACTTCGCCGGGCTTACGGACCTCCGCTGGGGCACCTGGCTGCTGCTGTGTACCGCAGGGCGGCTTCCCTCGGTACTCACCTCCACCGTAGGCGGCAGCGCCCTGGGTGGAAAAAGCTACCTTTTTGCGGCCCTGGTGTTCGGCGGAACGCTGCTTCTGTCCCTGGTGGGTCTGCTGATTTACCGGGGCGTATGCCGCCACCACGAAAAAGCCCGGAAAAACCCGGAAGAGCCCGAAGATTGA
- a CDS encoding aminotransferase class I/II-fold pyridoxal phosphate-dependent enzyme, translated as MDIFEKCYAPSLATDLQEKGVYPYFRALQSRQDVEVMMEGKRRIMLGSNNYLGLTTDPEVIEAGVRTMEKFGTGCSGSRFLNGTLELHLELEEALASFLHKEGVITFGTGFQSNVGIISALVGRHDYVICDRENHASIYAGCQMSYGKMLRYRHSDMEDLEKQLRRVPEQNGALIVTDGVFSMGGDIAKLPEICALAKKYGARVMVDDAHGLGVLGPGGRGTASHFGLEDQVDVYMGTFSKSLASLGGYMAADKAVTEYVRHTSRPFIFSASIPPANCATALAALRKLERHPELPERLRDLSLYARKGFTDRGLKIRESALSAPTPIIPIYTYETMHTLDAAQKIYDRGVYVNPTLPPATPEGEALLRTSYMATHTEALLDEAMDIMAEVLLHE; from the coding sequence ATGGATATTTTTGAAAAGTGCTATGCCCCCTCTCTTGCCACCGACCTGCAGGAAAAGGGCGTGTATCCCTACTTCCGGGCCCTGCAGTCCCGGCAGGATGTAGAGGTGATGATGGAGGGCAAGCGCCGCATCATGCTGGGGTCCAACAACTATCTGGGCCTCACCACCGATCCGGAGGTCATCGAGGCAGGCGTGCGCACCATGGAAAAGTTCGGCACCGGCTGCAGCGGCTCCCGGTTTCTCAACGGCACCCTGGAGCTGCACCTGGAGCTGGAGGAGGCTTTGGCCAGCTTTCTGCATAAAGAAGGGGTCATCACCTTCGGCACGGGCTTTCAGTCCAATGTGGGCATCATCAGCGCCCTGGTGGGCCGGCACGACTATGTGATCTGCGATAGGGAAAACCACGCCTCTATTTATGCCGGCTGCCAGATGAGCTACGGCAAAATGCTGCGCTACCGCCACAGCGACATGGAGGACCTGGAAAAGCAGCTTAGGCGGGTGCCGGAGCAGAACGGCGCCCTCATCGTCACCGACGGCGTGTTCTCCATGGGCGGGGACATTGCAAAGCTGCCGGAGATCTGCGCCCTGGCGAAGAAGTACGGGGCCCGGGTCATGGTGGACGATGCCCACGGCCTGGGCGTTCTGGGCCCCGGCGGCCGGGGCACCGCCAGCCACTTCGGCCTGGAGGATCAGGTGGATGTGTATATGGGTACTTTTTCCAAGTCCCTGGCATCTCTGGGCGGCTACATGGCGGCCGATAAGGCGGTGACGGAGTATGTGCGCCACACCTCCCGGCCCTTTATTTTCTCCGCCTCCATCCCTCCTGCCAACTGCGCCACGGCCCTGGCGGCCCTCCGTAAGCTGGAGCGGCATCCGGAGCTGCCGGAGCGTCTGCGGGATCTGAGCCTGTACGCCCGGAAGGGCTTCACGGACCGGGGCCTTAAAATTCGCGAGTCGGCCCTGTCCGCGCCTACGCCCATCATCCCCATATATACCTATGAGACCATGCATACCCTGGACGCGGCCCAGAAGATTTACGACCGGGGCGTGTATGTAAATCCCACCCTGCCCCCGGCCACTCCGGAGGGGGAGGCCCTGCTGCGCACCAGCTACATGGCCACCCACACCGAGGCCCTGCTGGACGAGGCTATGGACATTATGGCGGAGGTGCTGCTTCATGAGTAA
- a CDS encoding SDR family oxidoreductase: protein MSKIAVITGGTSGIGRETALYLAKNGCTVYELSRREEGVEGLKHIRADVTDEDSVRRAVEQILQEAGHIDILVNNAGFGISGAVEFTDTEEAQRQFQVNFFGMVRMNRAVIAAMRSRGSGRIVNLSSVAAPVPIPFQTYYSASKAAINSYTMALGNELRPFGITVCAVMPGDIHTGFTAARHKVGQGDEIYAGRISRSVKRMEHDEQTGMDPAKAGAFVGKVALKTSHKPLYTIGFAYKAAVLLTKILPARALNWLIGKIYAS, encoded by the coding sequence ATGAGTAAGATCGCTGTTATCACCGGCGGGACCTCCGGCATTGGCCGGGAAACGGCCCTGTACCTGGCAAAAAACGGCTGCACGGTGTATGAGCTGAGCCGCCGTGAAGAGGGCGTGGAGGGCCTTAAGCACATCCGGGCCGATGTGACGGACGAGGACTCCGTCCGCCGGGCGGTGGAGCAGATCCTGCAGGAGGCCGGGCATATTGACATCCTGGTGAATAATGCGGGCTTCGGCATCAGCGGGGCTGTGGAGTTTACGGACACGGAGGAGGCCCAGCGCCAGTTTCAGGTGAATTTCTTCGGCATGGTGCGTATGAACCGGGCGGTCATTGCCGCCATGCGCAGCCGGGGCAGCGGCCGCATTGTGAATCTCAGCTCCGTGGCGGCCCCGGTGCCCATCCCCTTCCAGACCTATTATTCCGCGTCCAAGGCGGCCATCAATTCTTATACCATGGCCCTGGGCAATGAGCTGCGGCCCTTCGGCATCACCGTCTGCGCCGTAATGCCCGGGGACATCCATACCGGCTTTACCGCCGCTCGCCACAAGGTGGGCCAGGGGGACGAGATTTACGCCGGGCGCATCAGCCGCTCCGTAAAGCGCATGGAGCACGACGAGCAGACGGGCATGGACCCGGCCAAGGCCGGTGCCTTTGTGGGAAAGGTGGCCCTGAAAACCAGCCACAAGCCCCTGTACACCATCGGCTTTGCCTATAAAGCGGCGGTGCTCCTGACCAAAATTCTCCCCGCCCGGGCGCTGAACTGGCTTATCGGCAAAATCTACGCCTCTTAA
- a CDS encoding MBL fold metallo-hydrolase produces MELRPVLGSTYVADGATALLPIYKLNSTDIILLDTGYAKLDRSALTHLLDDNGFHLKGILCSHAHFDHTGNVRYLQQRYGALAAAQLIEAGISVNPDAYRANYVALTYGRSRAYFLEECFTADVIIPADATELTFCGARFGILQLPGHSAGHIGIVTPDGVAYLGDCLISRSEIEGAKLPTSMFIARDLESKQSLYSLRYPAYIVAHKEVLTDITELIGENIRFIRDKAREMLSCLQDGMTFDQWIYEFCKKENVRTHNQLKFSIVERNFSNFTAWMEDEGLVEIRREFCARKYYRT; encoded by the coding sequence ATGGAGCTTCGCCCCGTTTTAGGCAGCACCTATGTGGCCGATGGCGCCACCGCCCTGCTGCCCATTTATAAGCTAAACAGCACCGACATTATTCTTCTGGACACCGGCTATGCCAAGTTAGACCGCAGCGCCCTGACCCATCTGCTGGACGATAACGGCTTTCATCTCAAGGGCATTCTCTGCTCCCACGCCCATTTCGATCACACCGGCAATGTCCGCTATCTGCAGCAGCGCTATGGGGCCTTGGCCGCCGCCCAGCTCATTGAGGCGGGCATCTCCGTAAATCCCGACGCCTATCGGGCCAACTATGTGGCCCTCACCTATGGCCGCAGCCGGGCCTATTTCCTGGAGGAGTGCTTCACCGCCGATGTCATTATCCCCGCAGACGCCACAGAGCTGACCTTCTGCGGCGCGAGGTTCGGCATCCTTCAGCTCCCCGGCCACAGCGCCGGTCACATCGGCATCGTCACCCCCGACGGGGTAGCCTACCTGGGGGACTGTCTTATCAGCCGCTCGGAAATAGAAGGCGCCAAGCTCCCCACCTCCATGTTCATCGCCCGGGACTTAGAGAGCAAGCAAAGCCTCTACTCCCTCCGCTACCCTGCCTACATTGTGGCCCACAAGGAGGTGCTGACGGACATCACCGAACTCATTGGAGAAAACATCCGCTTCATCCGGGATAAGGCCCGGGAAATGCTCTCCTGCCTGCAGGACGGCATGACCTTCGACCAGTGGATCTATGAATTCTGCAAAAAGGAGAATGTCCGCACCCACAATCAGCTGAAGTTCAGCATCGTGGAGCGCAATTTTTCCAACTTCACCGCCTGGATGGAGGACGAGGGTCTGGTGGAGATCCGCCGGGAATTCTGCGCCAGAAAATATTACCGTACCTAA